A genomic window from Salvia splendens isolate huo1 chromosome 11, SspV2, whole genome shotgun sequence includes:
- the LOC121754943 gene encoding serine/threonine-protein phosphatase 7 long form homolog encodes MWLNALDDPEDVANISWGSAALAYLYHYLCEASVGRQRRDVGGPMVLLQLWAWERMPTLRPAFLISPMHMPYTPCGAKWHGVTEIGNAPRHSVAHYRDQLSLIRPGQFLWTPYADCILPEYCIDSTASYLCDTYLVCWSFVEAHEAGRVSRQFNRYQRIPQYCDRMLHSSGHLSKSHRRGRKGADWAKVHKFFIDEWDLRHDRFQATFDHATATMDGRINPGYMAWYNRITVSYLVQPGTQSTEGMNEAASSNLLAVETLQGIWHLTSEHDTDPRLRQIREMAASALRAMNHADAMEYPSSQRQNVVVPPRPPTSLRHGLPGVRTGGHGITRQHRLATPHLSPPS; translated from the exons ATGTGGTTAAATGCCTTAGACGATCCGGAAGATGTGGCTaatatcagttggggtagtgctgctttagcatacctgtatcattatttgtgcgaggcttctgtaggcagacagagaagagatgtgggtggacctatggttctcttgcagctgtgggcctgggaaagaatgcctacaTTGAGGCCAGCCTTCTTGATATCGCCTATGCACATGCCGTATACCCCGTGCGGAGCCAa gtggcacggagttactgaaattggaaatgctcCCCGACATTCAGTCGCTCATTATCGTGATCAGTTATCACTGATCCGTCCTGGCCAG tttCTGTGGACACCCTATGCAGACTGTATCCTCCCTGAGTACTGCATTGATTCGACTGCATCCTACTTGTGCGATACTTATTTGGTGTGCTGGTCATTTGTCGAGGCACACGAGGCTGGACGCGTTTCCCGACAATTTAACCGCTACCAGCGTATTCCTCAGTACTGTGATAGGATGCTACATAGCTCCGGCCATTTGAGTAAAAGTCATCGCCGTGGGAGGAAGGGCGCTGATTGGGCTAAGGTACAtaagttcttcattgatgaatgGGACTTGCGCCACGACAGGTTCCAAGCAACTTTTGACCACGCAACGGCGACAATGGATGGTCGCATTAATCCGGGCTATATGGCGTGGTACAATAGGATCACCGTGTCGTACCTAGTTCAACCTGGGACACAGTCAACTGAAGGGATGAACGAGGCAGCCTCTTCTAATTTATTGGCG GTTGAGACCCTTCAGGGGATATGGCATTTGACCTCTGAGCATGACACAGACCCTCGGTTACGGCAGATTCGAGAAATGGCTGCTTCGGCACTTCGTGCGATGAACCATGCTGATGCGATGGAGTATCCATCTTCTCAACGGCAAAATGTGGTCGTGCCGCCACGCCCACCAACTTCTCTTCGTCATGGACTGCCGGGTGTCCGGACGGGTGGGCACGGGATTACACGACAGCATAGGT